The following are from one region of the Strix uralensis isolate ZFMK-TIS-50842 chromosome 4, bStrUra1, whole genome shotgun sequence genome:
- the CINP gene encoding cyclin-dependent kinase 2-interacting protein, translating into MAAKSPADGTPRRPVLSVSARKIKDNAADWHNLIMKWERLNDNGFATASKIVNMKISEQFQDNKLEIACDNSTTESKKPTPKYNEELDNCCLELLETLKHMTKIQLKMEKLTSTTKAICDLETFHYGAGNCTAPFFHTWPTPYFYEVSLKLSEMYKKELQLKQTIVQEIAHSADQDLMMVYLSSWLYQPYIENSSNLLLEAMLLETGHRQC; encoded by the exons ATGGCGG caAAAAGTCCTGCTGATGGTACTCCAAGAAGACCTGTTTTATCTGTCAgtgcaagaaaaattaaagataatGCAGCAGACTGGCATAATTTAATTATGAAATGGGAGAGACTGAACGATAATGGATTTGCTACAGCAAGCAAAATAGTCAACATGAAGATCAGTGAGCA ATTCCAAGACAACAAACTGGAGATAGCATGTGATAACAGTACCACAGAATCTAAAAAGCCAACTCCAAAATACAATGAAGAACTGGACAATTGCTGTTTAGAATTACTTGAGACGTTAAAGCATATG acaaaaatacaaTTGAAAATGGAAAAGCTTACTTCAACTACTAAAGCAATTTGTGACTTGGAAACATTCCATTATGGAGCTGGGAATTGCACAGCACCCTTCTTTCATACGTGGCCCACACCATACTTCT ATGAGGTTTCTCTGAAGCTCTCTGAAATGTACAAGAAGGAACTACAACTCAAGCAAACAATTGTACAAGAAATTGCTCATTCTGCTGACCAGGATCTGATGATGGTCTATTTATCATCATGGTTATACCAGCCTTATATCGAGAACAGCAGCAACCTACTACTTGAAGCCATGCTGCTAGAAACAGGACATAGGCAGTGCTAG